From Terriglobia bacterium:
GGCGGCAGTACTCTGGCGCTCGCTCACATGTGTGACGTCCTTGGCGCCGGAAGAATCATCGGCGTCGACAGCAACCACGCCGAGATCCATGAGTCCGTCAAGGCCCATCCGCGCATTGGTCTGATTACGGGCGGTGCATGCCAGGTCGCGCCGCAGGTCCAGCGCGAGCTGGCCGCAGCCCGATCCGTGCTGATCATCGATGACAGCCTGCACACCTACGAGCACACGCTGAATGTTCTTCAAACTTACGCAGAGTTCGTAACCGTGGACAACTACTTTATCGTCGAAGACGGAATCTGCCATCATGGACTTGACGTCGGCCCCGAGCCCGGGCCGTACGAGGCGGTCGATGCATTTATCCGGACCAATAAGAACTTCATCATCGACCGGAATAAGGAAAACTTCGGAATTACATGGAATCCAAAGGGATATCTGAAAAGGATCTCATAGAGCAAAGCCCGTCAGCGGCTCTCTCCGGCGTGGAACGGCTGAGGGATGCATATCTATCGCTGATGGAGAAGTGTCTGGCTGGAACGATTTACCAGGATAAAGCTTTTCAGGCCGTCGGCCAGGGCATTTATGACGCATCCATCCGGGAAGTCGGCCGCGATTGGCCGTCGATGGCGCACACCATGATCGGCGTCAGGCGTCTATCCAACCTGAGGACGCTGGCCGAGAGAGTCATACAGGAACGCATCCCGGGTGATCTGATTGAAACGGGCGTCTGGCGTGGCGGAGCGTGCATTTTAATGCGTGCCGTGCTGCATGCCTACAACGTGACGGACCGCCGCGTCTGGGTGGCGGATTCCTTCGAAGGCGTACCGGCTCCGGACCCGCAGAAGTATCCCGCGGACAATGGATCGGATTACCACAAGTTCCTGGAGCTCTCGGTTCCGCTTGAAACGGTACGCGGCAACATCGAGAAGTACGGTCTGCTCGACGCTCAGATTGTATTTCTCAAAGGATGGTTCAAGGATACCTTGCCCTCGGCGCCGATCCAACGTCTCGCATTGCTTCGCCTGGACGGCGATCTTTACGAATCGACGATCGTTGCGTTGAATGCCCTGTACGACAAACTCTCCTCCGACGGTTATGTCATCGTCGACGATTACCACGTGGTCCCCGGGTGCAAGCACGCCATTCACGACTTCCTGGCATCCCGGAATATCGCGCCCCAAATCCGCGAAATCGACGGCGTCGGCGTGTACTGGCAGAAGCCGTAATCTCCAAGATGGGCCATAAGTACGACTACCAGATCGACCTCAACGACGACGGCGCGCCGGCCAGAGTCGTTCGTATGGCCGGCCGGGGAAAACGTGTATTGGAGATTGGAGCGGGGCCCGGATCCATGACCAGGGTCTTGCGCGATTCATTTGGCTGCCGCATCACGGCCCTGGAGATTGACGAGAGCGTGATTCCCTCGCTTACACCTTTCTGTGAGCAGGTATACCGCGTCGATCTCAACAATCCTGCCTGGCCCGAAGCACTCGCAAGCGAATCGAAATTCGACGTGATTATTCTCGCGGACGTCCTGGAACATCTTTACGATCCATGGACACTGCTGCCGCGCCTCAAGAACCTGCTCGCCGAGGATGGTTACATCGTGGTCTCTATACCGCACACCGGCCACAATGCGGTGATCGCATGTCTACTCGGCGAAGACGTCGAATATCGCGACGCAGGCCTGCTCGACAAAACACATATTCGTTTCTTCGGCATGAAGAATATCCAGGCTCTTTTCGATAACGCGGGCCTGGCCATCACGCTTGCGGAGTTCGTGGTCCGGTTGCCCGAAGAGACCGAGTTTGCCGCAGCCTGGGATCGGCTGCCGGGCGCTCTGCGCACGCAGCTTTTAAAGAATGAATTCGGAGACGTCTACCAGGTCGTCGCGAAAGTAGTGCCGATGGAGTTCGCAACGGAAAGGATTTCGTTGCTCGGACTGCGGACGCCGCCCCTCCCGGCCGGCAGCGGGGATGAAAGGGTTGCCCCCGTCGGGCCCTCAGAAAAAGTCCGGCTTATGGCCTTCTTTCTGCCGCAATTTCATCCGACTCCCGAAAACAACCTGTGGTGGGGGAAAGGATTCACCGAGTGGACCAACGTCACGAAGGCGGAGCCCTTATTCGCAGGCCATTACCAGCCGCATCTGCCGGCAGATCTCGGCTTCTACGATCTTCGTCTGCGCGAAACACGGCACGAACAAATCGCCCTGGCAAAGGAATACGGTATCGACGGCTTCTGCTACTACTACTATTGGTTCTCCGGAACGCGCATTCTCAATCGCCCGCTCGACGACATGCTCCGAGACCCGGAAAGCGACATGCCTTTCTGTCTCTGCTGGGCCAATGAAAACTGGACGCGCCGGTGGGACGGAGCCGATCACGAGATTCTGATTGCACAGAAGTACCTGCCTACAGATGATCTCGAGTTCATCAGGAGCGTTATTCCCTTCTTCAACGACTCCCGGTACATCCGGTTGAATGGCGCCCCTTTTCTGATCGTCTATCAGCCACAGCATCTCCCGGATCCCCAAAAAGCGCTCGACAGCTGGAGAGAATATTGCGAGCAGGCCGGTGTCGGACCAATTCACCTTTGCGCAGCGCTCACGAACGACAATGAGAATTACGCGAAACTTGGCTTCGACAGCGGCCTGCAGTTTCCTCCGCACAATCGTAAATGCGGCAGCGTGAATGATCAGGTCGACTTCTACACACCGTTTCACGGCTGTGTTGTTGAATACGCGGACCTCGCACAGTCTTATCTCGACGAGAGCTATCCGCATTCGAATGTATTCCGGACCGTCAGTCCGTCCTGGGATCAGACCGCGCGGGTCGGATCACGCGCATTCATCACGCTGAACGGCACACCTGCCAACTACGAATACTGGCTCAAAGAATCCATTCGCAGAACGACCGAAGACTTCCCCGCCCAGGATCGATTTGTCTTTATCAATGCCTGGAACGAATGGGCCGAGGGCTGTCATCTCGAGCCGGACCGCAGGTTCCAGCGGCAGTTTCTCGAAGCCACTCTGCGGGTAAAGACCAATCGCTCGGAAAAGCATTCGTTCGAGGACAAAGGCATACCAACACCGGTCGAGCCGGTTACAAGTGCCGCGGCCAGGTTGAACGACGTTCAACAAGATCTGGCGATTGAGGCGCGGCAGCGCGAAACGGCCGAACAGGATCTGGCCGAGGAAAGAAAGCGATTGGCCGCGGTCTATGAAGGAATCGAGAAGACGCATCAGGAGGCCGCGAAGCTGCAGCGCGAGGTCGCAATGCTTCGGCAAGAGCTCACTTCCGAACGGGAAGCCGGATCGAAACTGGCAAGTGATCTTTCCGTTCAAAGGGAAACTCAAGAGGAAGCCATGGCTGCGCTCGAGCAGCAACTGCAGGCCGTCAAACAGGAACTATCCGCCGCATACAGTTCCCTTTCCTGGCGCCTCACACGGTTTTTGCGAGGCTGACAGCTGTTCAGGCGGTGTTTGATTAACTAGGCGAAAAGCGGGATTCGGTTTCTGCGTTCTCCTCTCTGCTTTATTTTTGCAGGCACAGGCAAAACGACTGTCGTTTGAGGTTGCATCGATCCGGCAGGCGGTCGATGCGCCACGGCAGGCGGTTGCGGCGGCCGGACGCACCGACGGCGCCCAGTTCAGGGTCAGCGGGCTGACTGTTAAGGACTATGTCGGCATGGCCTATCGATTGAAGCTGAATCAGATCTCAGCTCCGGATTGGATGACGACCGATCGTTTCGACATTGTCGCCACGCTGGCTGAAGGAAGCGATCCCGCGCAGGTACCTGAAATGATGCAGGCGCTTCTGGAAGAGCGTTTCGAGCTGAAAAGCCATCGGGAAAAGAAGGATTTTCCGGTTTATGCGCTCCGAGTCGCGCCGGCCGGCTTTAAGGCAGCGGAAATTCCGCTCGATGCGCCGGCAGGTCCGGCGGAAGGAAAAGCCGCTCAAACATTCACGCGATCCGGCTCCGGACAGGGGATCGCCGTCGATCTCGGACACGGTTCATCGTTCAACTTCGCGAACAACAAGTTCGCCGCAAAGAAAGTCACGATGGCATCGCTTGCCGGAATGCTCGAGAGGTTTGTGGACCGGCCGGTTCTGGACATGACCGAAGTCAACGGATCCTACGACATCGAATTCGACCTGGCACCCGAAGACTACCGAGTCATGCTGATTCGGGCCGCTGTCGCCGCCGGACTCGTGATGTCGCCCAATGCCCTGCGAGTCCTCGACGGTTCTCCGTCGCCCACATCGATGTACGACGGCCTGGCAAGGTTTGGATTAAAGCTCGAAAGCAGTAGAAGCCCGCTGGACGTCCTTGTTGTCGACGCTGCGCGAAAAACGCCGACCGAAAATTAACGAGATCAATCGATGCTGCTTACAGTTCCCTTTCCTGGTGCATACCCGGCCTGCTGCAGGACACGTCTGCAACTTGAAACTTATGGACTCTCTGCTGCAGGGCGCGTCTGCAACCTGAAACTTATGAACTCTCTGCTGCAGGGCAAGTTCGGGTTGGAACTGCACGACGCCAAGAAAAGTTGCGGCAAATCAAGGCCGTCCTCCGACAGCGCATGCATGAACCGGTCGCTCTCAGGGCTTGAGAACACCGACTCCCGCATACGTCGTGATCCAGTTCGTAGCTGTCTGAGCACGAAGGCTCAGACATGACCCGAACATGATAATTACGGCCACCCATACCCGGCGATACAGGGCACGATTTAACACTGTGAATTCTCCAGCACAGCATATGTGCAAAAACTGCACATAACCGCGTGCTGATAACGTGAACACAACGAGATACGAACGATCGGCAGTGGACCCAGCAATTACTGTGCCCTTGGATCGCCACGCTCGATGTCCTCGATCCAGGTGAATGCATTGTCCGGCTTGGTCTTTGAAAGTGGCTAAGGAACGGCCAGCAGAACCTTTCGTCTCTCTGCCGTTCCGGCTTAAGAGGCAAAAACGCGTTGAATGGGGTTATATAAGGTATCCCGCTCGATCGGAATGCGGCCGGCATCGCGAATGAGTTTCTCGATCTGCTCTCGAGTCATTCCCTGACTCGTCGGGGTTCCGGCTCCGTGGATAATGCGCTCTTCGACAATTGTGCCGTCGAGATCATCGGCGCCGAACCGAAGCGCGATTTGAGCCAGCGCCGGTGTGAGGGTAACCCAATAGGCCTTGATGTGCGGGAAATTATCGAGCATCAAACGCGAAACAGCGATCACCTTCAGATCGTCCATTCCTGTCGTCGTCGGCAAATGCGCGTATACCGTATGTTCGGGATGGAAGGCTAGCGGGATAAAACAGTTGAAGCCGCCCGTTTCATCCTGGAGCTCGCGCAACCGGACCAGATGATCGACACGCTCTTCGAGTGTTTCGATGTGTCCGTACAGCATGGTGGCATTCGAACGGATATCTGCTTTGTGAACGGCCTTCGCTACTTCGAGCCAGCGCGGACCGGACATCTTGTGACCGGCAATCAAAGGCCTCGCTCTTTCCGCGAAAATCTCGGCGCCACCGCCCGGACAGCTGCCCATGCCGGCGCCTGCTAGCTGTTCGATGACCCATTCGAGCGGTTGACGCGTGACCTTCGTGAAGAAGTCCAGCTCAACCATCGTAAATGCTTTGAGATGAACCGCCGGAAATCGATGCTTCAGGCCTCGCAGGACGTCGAGGTAGTACTCGAAAGGCAATTCCGGATTCAGCCCGCCGACGATATGGAACTCGGTCAACGAATCCGAGTATTGCTGCTCGGCAAAGCGAAACACCTCTTCGAGCAGCATGGTGTAACTCCCGTCCTGGCCGGGCTTTCGCGCATAGGCACCCTGGCACAACTGGCAGTCGATGACGCAGACATTGGTGTAATTGATATGCCGGTTGACGTTGTAGTATGTGCGGTCGCCATTCAAGCGCTCGCGTGTCACATTCGCAAGGCGGCCCAGCATGACGATGTCGTTTGATCTGAAAAGATCAACGCCCTCCTCAAAGGAAAGCCGCTCCCCGCGTTCTACCTTGCCCTGAATTGCGTTCAAGTCCGTCATTGTGCCCGAAATTATACATGAACCGGCGGGTGTGATATTGTCGGCGCCAACACATGTCGAGGATTTCAGTGCGGCATAATCTGGTCGTCCGGCTTACGCATTGGATCAACACACTGGCTTTTCTCGGGTTGATCGTCAGCGGTACGGCCATTCTGCTGGCTCACCCGAGGCTCTATTGGGGAGAGACGGGCGCCTATGGCAGCCCCGCACTGCTGGAGTTGCCGTTGCCGCTGAA
This genomic window contains:
- the mqnE gene encoding aminofutalosine synthase MqnE, translating into MTDLNAIQGKVERGERLSFEEGVDLFRSNDIVMLGRLANVTRERLNGDRTYYNVNRHINYTNVCVIDCQLCQGAYARKPGQDGSYTMLLEEVFRFAEQQYSDSLTEFHIVGGLNPELPFEYYLDVLRGLKHRFPAVHLKAFTMVELDFFTKVTRQPLEWVIEQLAGAGMGSCPGGGAEIFAERARPLIAGHKMSGPRWLEVAKAVHKADIRSNATMLYGHIETLEERVDHLVRLRELQDETGGFNCFIPLAFHPEHTVYAHLPTTTGMDDLKVIAVSRLMLDNFPHIKAYWVTLTPALAQIALRFGADDLDGTIVEERIIHGAGTPTSQGMTREQIEKLIRDAGRIPIERDTLYNPIQRVFAS
- a CDS encoding CmcI family methyltransferase, producing MPFMEEALDWPLARLLPVMQKRIMEDCRYHGIPTLKNPLDFWVYQEIVWETRPDIIVEIGNLYGGSTLALAHMCDVLGAGRIIGVDSNHAEIHESVKAHPRIGLITGGACQVAPQVQRELAAARSVLIIDDSLHTYEHTLNVLQTYAEFVTVDNYFIVEDGICHHGLDVGPEPGPYEAVDAFIRTNKNFIIDRNKENFGITWNPKGYLKRIS
- a CDS encoding TIGR03435 family protein; protein product: MQAQAKRLSFEVASIRQAVDAPRQAVAAAGRTDGAQFRVSGLTVKDYVGMAYRLKLNQISAPDWMTTDRFDIVATLAEGSDPAQVPEMMQALLEERFELKSHREKKDFPVYALRVAPAGFKAAEIPLDAPAGPAEGKAAQTFTRSGSGQGIAVDLGHGSSFNFANNKFAAKKVTMASLAGMLERFVDRPVLDMTEVNGSYDIEFDLAPEDYRVMLIRAAVAAGLVMSPNALRVLDGSPSPTSMYDGLARFGLKLESSRSPLDVLVVDAARKTPTEN
- a CDS encoding glycoside hydrolase family 99-like domain-containing protein is translated as MGHKYDYQIDLNDDGAPARVVRMAGRGKRVLEIGAGPGSMTRVLRDSFGCRITALEIDESVIPSLTPFCEQVYRVDLNNPAWPEALASESKFDVIILADVLEHLYDPWTLLPRLKNLLAEDGYIVVSIPHTGHNAVIACLLGEDVEYRDAGLLDKTHIRFFGMKNIQALFDNAGLAITLAEFVVRLPEETEFAAAWDRLPGALRTQLLKNEFGDVYQVVAKVVPMEFATERISLLGLRTPPLPAGSGDERVAPVGPSEKVRLMAFFLPQFHPTPENNLWWGKGFTEWTNVTKAEPLFAGHYQPHLPADLGFYDLRLRETRHEQIALAKEYGIDGFCYYYYWFSGTRILNRPLDDMLRDPESDMPFCLCWANENWTRRWDGADHEILIAQKYLPTDDLEFIRSVIPFFNDSRYIRLNGAPFLIVYQPQHLPDPQKALDSWREYCEQAGVGPIHLCAALTNDNENYAKLGFDSGLQFPPHNRKCGSVNDQVDFYTPFHGCVVEYADLAQSYLDESYPHSNVFRTVSPSWDQTARVGSRAFITLNGTPANYEYWLKESIRRTTEDFPAQDRFVFINAWNEWAEGCHLEPDRRFQRQFLEATLRVKTNRSEKHSFEDKGIPTPVEPVTSAAARLNDVQQDLAIEARQRETAEQDLAEERKRLAAVYEGIEKTHQEAAKLQREVAMLRQELTSEREAGSKLASDLSVQRETQEEAMAALEQQLQAVKQELSAAYSSLSWRLTRFLRG
- a CDS encoding TylF/MycF family methyltransferase, which codes for MESKGISEKDLIEQSPSAALSGVERLRDAYLSLMEKCLAGTIYQDKAFQAVGQGIYDASIREVGRDWPSMAHTMIGVRRLSNLRTLAERVIQERIPGDLIETGVWRGGACILMRAVLHAYNVTDRRVWVADSFEGVPAPDPQKYPADNGSDYHKFLELSVPLETVRGNIEKYGLLDAQIVFLKGWFKDTLPSAPIQRLALLRLDGDLYESTIVALNALYDKLSSDGYVIVDDYHVVPGCKHAIHDFLASRNIAPQIREIDGVGVYWQKP